Proteins from a genomic interval of Niabella soli DSM 19437:
- a CDS encoding SulP family inorganic anion transporter → MNAQYKSKSIFSNLAADLPSSIVVFLVALPLCLGVALASNAPLFSGIIAGVCGGIIVGIVSGSQLSVSGPAAGLTAIVASAILTLQSFEAFLVVVVLAGLIQLILGFAKLGIIGDYIPTSVIKGMLAAIGLILIINQMPQLLGDRSALPANDEESIVPAGNIFVNFFKAFAHITPGALAIGIICLVFHFIWEKIVVRKKGFIKLIPAPLLIVFLGIGLNVLFASTGLLPALSGGYLVSIPQAGSAKEFVSFFTSPDWSVIGNTQVWALALTVALVASLESLLSLEAVDDMDPFQRVSPANRELKAQGLGNIVSGLLGGIPVTSVIVRSSANVNAGAKTKVSAILHGLLLLSSVAFIPFLLNLIPKTALAAILIFTGYKLAKPALFKLYYQKGWDQFLPFIITIVAILATDLLKGVIIGIAVGLFFAFRSNFRKAVFVVTGNKKYLFRLRKDVSFLNKALIKQHLEKVPEGAQVIIDALRADYIDKDIVEVIEDFIIHAPLKNITVQLETSGFIDHGFSDKILANDNRDGHLRRTYTRVIISTRQKKESKATPEFA, encoded by the coding sequence ATGAATGCACAATACAAATCAAAAAGCATTTTTTCCAATCTGGCCGCAGACCTTCCCTCTTCCATTGTGGTATTCTTAGTGGCGCTGCCCCTGTGTTTGGGCGTAGCGCTGGCATCCAATGCCCCCTTGTTCAGCGGCATCATTGCAGGCGTTTGCGGCGGTATTATTGTAGGTATTGTCAGCGGCTCGCAATTAAGTGTCAGCGGTCCTGCAGCAGGGCTTACTGCTATCGTGGCCTCTGCCATTCTTACCTTACAATCATTTGAAGCCTTTCTGGTAGTAGTAGTGCTGGCAGGCCTTATTCAATTGATCCTGGGTTTTGCCAAACTGGGCATCATCGGCGATTATATACCCACCAGCGTCATCAAAGGCATGCTGGCAGCCATTGGGTTGATCCTTATCATTAACCAAATGCCGCAGTTGCTGGGCGACCGGTCGGCCTTGCCTGCCAATGATGAGGAATCCATTGTTCCCGCCGGAAATATCTTTGTCAATTTTTTTAAAGCATTTGCACACATTACACCCGGCGCCCTGGCAATAGGCATTATTTGCCTGGTCTTTCATTTCATCTGGGAAAAGATCGTTGTCCGTAAAAAAGGATTTATCAAACTGATTCCCGCGCCGTTGCTGATCGTTTTCCTGGGGATCGGTTTGAATGTCCTGTTTGCAAGCACCGGGTTGCTCCCCGCCTTATCCGGCGGGTACCTGGTCAGCATTCCACAAGCCGGTTCTGCTAAAGAATTTGTTTCATTCTTTACAAGTCCAGACTGGAGCGTGATCGGGAACACCCAGGTGTGGGCGCTGGCACTAACCGTTGCTTTAGTGGCCAGCCTGGAAAGCTTGCTAAGCCTGGAGGCGGTGGATGATATGGACCCTTTCCAGCGGGTAAGCCCGGCTAACAGGGAACTAAAGGCACAGGGATTGGGCAATATTGTTTCGGGATTATTGGGAGGCATACCGGTTACCAGCGTTATCGTGCGGTCATCGGCCAACGTAAATGCGGGCGCCAAAACAAAGGTATCGGCCATCTTGCATGGCTTATTGTTGTTAAGTTCCGTAGCTTTCATTCCGTTTTTGCTGAACCTGATCCCCAAAACCGCGCTGGCCGCTATCCTTATTTTTACGGGGTATAAACTGGCAAAGCCCGCTTTATTCAAATTGTATTACCAAAAAGGATGGGACCAGTTCTTACCCTTCATTATAACCATTGTGGCCATCCTGGCTACCGATCTTTTAAAGGGCGTGATCATTGGTATTGCCGTGGGCCTTTTCTTTGCCTTCCGTTCCAACTTCCGGAAAGCGGTATTTGTGGTGACAGGCAATAAAAAATATCTTTTCCGGCTGCGTAAAGATGTATCCTTCCTTAATAAGGCCCTCATCAAACAGCACCTGGAAAAAGTGCCGGAGGGCGCGCAGGTGATCATTGATGCGTTGCGGGCCGATTATATCGATAAGGATATTGTGGAAGTAATTGAAGACTTCATCATTCACGCTCCGTTAAAAAATATAACCGTGCAATTGGAAACAAGCGGGTTTATTGATCACGGATTCTCCGATAAAATACTGGCCAACGACAACCGGGACGGGCATTTAAGAAGGACTTACACGAGGGTGATCATCAGTACCCGGCAAAAGAAAGAATCAAAAGCAACCCCTGAATTTGCGTAA